The proteins below are encoded in one region of Fusobacterium massiliense:
- a CDS encoding ISL3 family transposase: MISLSPSDFIKNILNIQDNNISFPEENYFQIIKKNDFFIKVFKGFLKSNHCACPHCNSKNIVKNGSRIRKVRYIPYQNYNIELELTIQRYICKDCKKTFSPSTNVVSNNSSISNNLKYTIALELQKNISLTSIAKRYNISVSSVQRIMDTCYSNFKVNREHLPETICIDEFKSVKNIDGAMSFVFADFQSKSIIDIVEDRRLPSLTEYFSRFSLKSKNNVKYICMDMYAPYISLVKSIFPNGEIVLDKFHIVNLINRAFNQTRIYIMNSIQDPSLKRKLKRFWKLLLKYYPDLCEIKYYCQSFKYKLSSKDKVDYILDKIPELEINFNIYQDIIQAIKHNNFKKFEGIVEKYLGSKEKISEKMRVALKTLKKYMEYIKNMFETNITNGVIEGLNNKIKSIKRTAFGYSKFSNFKKRILIQEGIVSINA; this comes from the coding sequence GTGATTTCATTGTCTCCATCTGATTTTATCAAAAATATCTTAAATATTCAAGATAATAATATTTCTTTTCCAGAAGAAAACTATTTTCAAATTATTAAAAAAAACGATTTCTTTATTAAAGTTTTTAAAGGATTTCTTAAATCTAATCACTGTGCTTGTCCACATTGTAACTCTAAAAATATTGTTAAAAATGGTTCAAGAATTCGTAAAGTTAGGTATATTCCTTACCAGAATTACAATATTGAACTTGAGCTTACTATACAAAGGTATATTTGTAAGGATTGTAAAAAAACTTTTTCACCTTCCACTAATGTTGTTAGTAATAATTCTAGTATATCTAATAATCTTAAATATACTATCGCGCTTGAACTTCAAAAAAATATTTCTCTTACATCTATTGCTAAGAGATATAATATTTCCGTCTCTTCTGTGCAAAGAATTATGGATACCTGCTATTCTAATTTTAAAGTTAATAGAGAACATTTACCAGAAACTATTTGTATTGATGAATTTAAATCTGTTAAAAATATTGATGGCGCTATGTCTTTTGTTTTTGCTGACTTTCAAAGTAAGAGCATTATCGATATAGTGGAAGATAGAAGACTTCCTTCTCTTACAGAATATTTTTCTAGATTTTCTTTAAAATCTAAAAATAATGTGAAATATATTTGTATGGATATGTATGCTCCATATATTAGCTTAGTTAAATCTATCTTTCCTAATGGAGAAATAGTTTTAGATAAATTTCATATTGTTAACCTTATTAACAGAGCATTTAATCAAACTAGAATATATATTATGAACTCTATTCAAGATCCTTCTTTAAAAAGAAAATTAAAGAGATTTTGGAAGTTATTATTAAAATATTACCCTGACCTTTGCGAAATAAAATACTACTGTCAAAGTTTTAAGTACAAATTAAGTAGTAAAGATAAAGTAGATTATATTCTTGATAAAATACCTGAATTAGAAATTAATTTTAATATATATCAAGATATTATCCAAGCAATTAAACATAATAATTTTAAAAAATTTGAAGGAATAGTAGAAAAATATCTTGGAAGTAAAGAAAAAATTTCTGAGAAAATGAGAGTTGCTTTAAAAACTCTTAAAAAATATATGGAATATATTAAAAATATGTTTGAAACTAATATTACTAATGGAGTAATAGAAGGTTTAAATAATAAAATTAAATCAATAAAAAGAACTGCATTTGGATATTCAAAATTTAGCAATTTTAAAAAGCGTATATTAATTCAAGAAGGAATTGTTTCAATTAATGCCTAA
- the hpf gene encoding ribosome hibernation-promoting factor, HPF/YfiA family → MKLSIYGRKITLTEAIKKYAQEKISRVEKFNDSIIKIDATLTASKLKTGNTHITEILAYLSGTTIKVSSKETDLYASIDKAIDILETQLKKHKEKHSRAKLQDNSMKKTYSFDYIADEEEKNSDEKKLVKVFLPIKPMEISEALLQLEALNKVFFAFTNVETGKMTVVYKRKDGDYGVIEE, encoded by the coding sequence ATGAAATTATCAATTTATGGAAGAAAAATTACTTTAACAGAGGCTATTAAAAAATATGCTCAAGAAAAAATCTCAAGAGTAGAAAAATTTAATGATTCTATCATTAAGATAGACGCTACTTTAACTGCATCAAAGTTAAAAACTGGGAATACCCATATTACAGAAATTTTAGCTTACTTAAGTGGAACTACAATAAAAGTAAGCTCAAAAGAAACAGATTTATATGCTTCTATAGATAAAGCTATCGATATCTTAGAAACTCAATTAAAAAAACATAAAGAAAAACATAGTAGAGCTAAACTTCAAGATAATAGTATGAAAAAAACTTATAGTTTTGATTATATAGCAGATGAAGAAGAAAAAAATTCTGATGAAAAAAAATTAGTAAAAGTTTTTTTACCTATTAAACCAATGGAAATATCAGAAGCTTTATTACAATTGGAAGCTCTTAATAAAGTCTTTTTTGCTTTTACAAATGTTGAAACTGGAAAAATGACAGTTGTTTATAAAAGAAAAGATGGAGACTATGGAGTTATTGAAGAATAG
- a CDS encoding DUF4238 domain-containing protein: MIKAYSPKLTKNQHFIPQMYLRNFSFNFNNKKEEAEIYFLMKENIISFSKLKMEDKNFIENICYENYIYITLDEYSTILELLKISFNSNVNCYKNKLTSYFKSLSYSQYKEIFNSCNVGIREERENFFRKELKNVSPGTAINLHSDFCSKDFIKIIYNGNIYDFLKAICQIVLMKKFRL, translated from the coding sequence ATGATAAAAGCTTATTCTCCAAAACTAACCAAAAATCAGCATTTTATTCCTCAAATGTATTTAAGAAATTTTTCTTTTAATTTTAATAATAAAAAAGAAGAGGCTGAAATATATTTTTTAATGAAAGAAAATATTATATCTTTTTCTAAATTAAAAATGGAAGATAAAAATTTTATAGAAAATATATGCTATGAAAATTATATTTATATAACTTTAGATGAATATTCAACAATTTTAGAATTACTAAAAATATCTTTTAATTCAAATGTAAATTGTTATAAAAATAAGTTAACATCTTATTTTAAATCCTTATCTTATTCTCAATATAAAGAAATTTTTAACTCCTGTAATGTTGGAATAAGAGAAGAACGAGAAAATTTTTTTAGAAAAGAACTTAAAAATGTTTCTCCTGGAACTGCTATAAATCTTCATAGTGACTTTTGTTCTAAAGATTTCATAAAAATTATATATAATGGAAATATTTATGATTTTTTAAAGGCTATTTGTCAAATAGTGTTGATGAAAAAGTTTAGACTATGA
- a CDS encoding KAP family P-loop NTPase fold protein translates to MKTFERLTKNRQDFLEALVRVVNKSFEEQKEFKDWGNEDIRPVQRIFINAPWGMGKTLFADAIKEYLSEKYKEINTLYVNSWRMDFYDEPMKALIAEMSEGNIIKPESTEKAKKFLKNCGKIFFGKILKNFLLKRFNLNDKDIEEMKSFFNGLNTSELEDYKNYKKLLEEFKDTLSKEKSPKIIIIDELDRCRPDYAIQLLEIIKHIFDVKNIIFLFLINREQLESIVSTIYMNSNLSNKYFEKFYDVELNLPKANYEELNEPEFEIVNYFEEYRVDGNNFSENRDLIIQKIFLDIAFVINRSFSKISIRNIKKLLKKFNILKNSLIEEEKKQYILILSLIEYFFNIELDLKLPKGKIIEEYLEKVDSLLDIIKKKIIIGIKNNSIIGEKHVENIDINNIMNVQNNYLYKNIIDAKMMENNYIEKISEKDISFNNLKIRTYKIEKDDKKNIEIFLSINIKEATISSWLEKKYNFIE, encoded by the coding sequence ATGAAAACATTTGAGCGTTTAACAAAAAATAGACAAGATTTTTTAGAAGCATTAGTAAGAGTTGTTAATAAAAGCTTTGAAGAACAAAAAGAATTTAAAGATTGGGGAAATGAGGATATTAGACCAGTGCAAAGAATTTTTATTAATGCTCCATGGGGGATGGGAAAAACTTTATTTGCTGATGCAATAAAAGAGTATCTTTCTGAAAAGTATAAAGAAATAAATACATTATATGTCAATTCTTGGAGAATGGATTTTTATGATGAACCTATGAAAGCACTTATCGCAGAAATGAGTGAAGGTAATATTATAAAACCTGAAAGTACTGAAAAAGCTAAAAAATTTTTAAAAAATTGTGGAAAAATATTTTTTGGTAAAATATTAAAAAATTTTCTATTAAAAAGATTCAATTTAAATGATAAAGATATAGAAGAAATGAAATCTTTTTTTAATGGATTAAATACTTCAGAACTTGAAGATTATAAAAATTATAAAAAATTATTAGAAGAATTTAAAGATACACTTTCAAAGGAAAAAAGCCCTAAAATAATTATTATAGATGAATTAGATAGATGTAGACCTGATTATGCTATCCAATTATTAGAAATAATAAAACATATTTTTGATGTTAAAAATATCATTTTTTTATTTTTAATTAATAGAGAGCAACTTGAAAGTATAGTGTCTACAATTTATATGAATTCTAATTTAAGTAATAAATATTTTGAAAAATTTTATGATGTAGAGTTAAATTTACCAAAAGCCAATTATGAGGAATTAAATGAGCCTGAATTTGAAATAGTTAATTATTTTGAAGAATATAGGGTGGATGGAAATAATTTTTCAGAAAACAGGGATCTAATAATACAAAAAATCTTTTTAGATATAGCATTTGTAATAAATAGATCTTTTTCAAAAATTTCTATAAGAAATATAAAAAAATTATTAAAGAAATTCAATATCTTAAAGAATAGTTTAATTGAGGAAGAAAAAAAACAGTATATTCTAATATTATCACTTATTGAATATTTTTTTAATATCGAATTAGATTTAAAACTACCCAAAGGAAAAATAATAGAAGAATATTTAGAGAAAGTAGATTCTCTTTTAGATATAATTAAAAAAAAAATTATTATTGGAATAAAAAATAATAGTATCATAGGTGAAAAACATGTTGAAAATATTGATATAAATAATATTATGAATGTTCAAAATAACTATCTATATAAAAATATAATTGATGCCAAAATGATGGAAAATAATTATATAGAAAAAATTTCAGAAAAAGACATATCTTTTAATAATTTGAAAATAAGAACTTATAAAATTGAAAAGGATGATAAAAAGAATATTGAAATATTTTTATCAATTAATATTAAAGAAGCAACTATTTCATCATGGCTTGAAAAAAAGTATAACTTTATAGAATGA
- a CDS encoding type II toxin-antitoxin system RelB/DinJ family antitoxin: MSIKLINIRMDEDLKKEMEIVCNDLGINITTAFTIFAKKLTREKRIPFSVSIDPFYSNENIKALQNSIDEVKDGKVIMKTIEELEAME; this comes from the coding sequence ATGTCAATAAAATTAATAAATATTAGAATGGATGAAGATTTGAAAAAAGAAATGGAAATTGTTTGTAATGACTTAGGTATCAATATAACAACTGCATTTACTATATTTGCTAAGAAATTAACAAGAGAAAAGAGAATCCCTTTTAGTGTATCAATAGACCCTTTCTATTCAAATGAAAATATAAAAGCTTTACAAAACTCAATAGATGAAGTAAAAGATGGTAAAGTTATTATGAAGACTATTGAAGAATTGGAGGCTATGGAATAA
- the serS gene encoding serine--tRNA ligase yields MLELKFMRENVEMLKEMLKNRNSNIDMDIFVELDSKRREVLSEVENLKRERNNVSAEIATLKKEKKSADHLIEKMGVVSAKIKELDTELAEIDDKLKNIQMTIPNVYHSSTPIGPDEDHNVEIRKWGEPKKFNFEPKPHWEIGENLGILDFERGAKLSGSRFVLYRGAAARLERALISFMLDTHTQEHGYTEHLTPFMVKAEVCEGTGQLPKFEEDMYRTTDDMYLISTSEISMTNIHRKEILEQAELPKYYTAYSPCFRREAGSYGKDVKGLIRVHQFNKVEMVKITDAETSYDELEKMVKNAETILQKLELPYRVIQLCSGDIGFSAAKTYDLEVWLPSQNKYREISSCSNCEDFQARRMGLKYRVAGDNRSEFCHTLNGSGLAVGRTLVAIMENYQQEDGSFLIPKALVPYMGGLDVVKK; encoded by the coding sequence ATGTTAGAACTAAAATTTATGCGTGAAAATGTGGAAATGTTAAAGGAAATGCTAAAAAACAGAAATAGTAATATTGATATGGATATTTTTGTTGAATTAGACTCAAAAAGAAGAGAAGTATTATCCGAAGTTGAAAACTTAAAAAGAGAAAGAAATAATGTTTCTGCTGAAATAGCAACACTTAAGAAAGAAAAAAAATCAGCTGACCATTTAATAGAAAAAATGGGAGTAGTTTCTGCTAAAATAAAAGAGCTAGATACTGAACTTGCTGAAATAGATGATAAATTAAAAAATATTCAAATGACAATACCTAATGTATATCATTCATCAACTCCAATAGGACCAGATGAAGATCATAATGTTGAAATAAGAAAATGGGGAGAACCAAAAAAATTTAATTTTGAGCCAAAACCACATTGGGAAATTGGGGAAAATTTAGGAATACTAGATTTTGAAAGAGGAGCAAAACTAAGTGGTTCTAGATTTGTATTATATAGAGGAGCTGCTGCAAGATTAGAAAGAGCTTTAATTAGTTTCATGCTTGATACTCATACTCAAGAACATGGATATACAGAACATTTAACACCTTTTATGGTTAAAGCCGAAGTATGTGAAGGGACAGGACAATTACCAAAATTTGAAGAAGATATGTATAGAACAACAGATGATATGTACTTAATATCAACTTCTGAAATCAGTATGACTAATATTCATAGAAAAGAAATTTTAGAACAAGCAGAGTTGCCAAAATATTATACTGCATATTCTCCTTGCTTTAGAAGAGAAGCAGGGTCTTATGGAAAAGATGTTAAAGGTCTTATTAGAGTTCATCAATTCAATAAAGTCGAAATGGTAAAAATAACAGATGCAGAAACTTCATATGATGAGTTGGAAAAAATGGTAAAAAATGCAGAAACAATACTACAAAAATTAGAGTTACCTTATCGTGTAATTCAATTATGTTCTGGAGATATAGGATTTAGTGCAGCAAAAACTTATGATTTGGAAGTATGGTTACCATCTCAAAATAAATATAGAGAAATTTCTTCTTGTTCAAATTGTGAAGATTTCCAAGCAAGAAGAATGGGATTAAAGTATAGAGTTGCAGGAGATAACAGAAGTGAATTTTGCCATACATTAAATGGTTCAGGACTTGCAGTTGGAAGAACATTGGTTGCTATAATGGAAAATTACCAACAAGAAGACGGGTCTTTCTTAATACCAAAAGCGTTGGTTCCATATATGGGTGGACTAGATGTTGTTAAAAAGTAG
- a CDS encoding toxin-antitoxin system YwqK family antitoxin — MKKIKVLFVIIFILLFASWGKLREVNITDTEIREGIAYVKGETEAFTGIIKLYYENGNLESESNFKDGKQEGLSKLYYENGDLESEGNYKDGKGEGLAKEYYENGNIRIEGNYKDGKKEGHFKEYYENGALKWEGNFKDGKKEGHFKAYYKNGNLKMEENYKDDKSEGLSKEYYENGNLKMEENYKDDKSEGLSKEYYENGNIRIEGNYKDGKLNGLLKVYYENGNLKREENFKDGKLNGLSKVYYENGNLEREENYKDGKREGLSKVYYENGNIRIEGNYKDDKEEGLFKEYHENGNLEREENYKDDKLNGLSKLYYENGNLENEGNFKDDKLEGLSKVYYENGNLEREENYKDGKREGLSKVYYENGNIRIEANYKDDKLEGLFKEYYENGYLMAQYYYKDGKIYY, encoded by the coding sequence ATGAAAAAGATTAAAGTTTTATTCGTGATTATTTTTATTTTATTATTTGCTAGTTGGGGTAAGCTTAGAGAAGTAAATATTACAGATACGGAAATAAGAGAAGGTATAGCTTATGTTAAAGGAGAAACAGAAGCATTTACTGGAATAATAAAATTATACTATGAAAATGGAAATTTAGAAAGTGAAAGTAATTTTAAAGATGGTAAACAAGAAGGACTCTCAAAATTATACTATGAAAATGGAGATTTAGAAAGTGAAGGTAATTATAAAGATGGTAAAGGAGAAGGACTCGCTAAAGAATATTATGAGAATGGAAACATAAGAATAGAAGGTAATTATAAAGATGGTAAAAAGGAAGGACACTTTAAAGAATATTATGAGAATGGAGCTTTAAAATGGGAAGGTAATTTTAAAGATGGTAAAAAGGAAGGACACTTTAAAGCATATTATAAGAATGGAAATTTAAAAATGGAAGAGAATTATAAAGATGATAAAAGTGAAGGACTCTCAAAAGAATATTATGAGAATGGAAATTTAAAAATGGAAGAGAATTATAAAGATGATAAAAGTGAAGGACTCTCAAAAGAATATTATGAGAATGGAAACATAAGAATAGAAGGTAATTATAAAGATGGTAAATTAAATGGACTCTTAAAAGTATACTATGAGAATGGAAATTTAAAAAGGGAAGAGAATTTTAAAGATGGTAAATTAAATGGACTCTCAAAAGTATACTATGAGAATGGAAATTTAGAAAGGGAAGAGAATTATAAAGATGGTAAAAGGGAAGGACTCTCAAAAGTATACTATGAGAATGGAAACATAAGAATAGAAGGTAATTATAAAGATGATAAAGAGGAAGGACTCTTTAAAGAATATCATGAGAATGGAAATTTAGAAAGGGAAGAGAATTATAAAGATGATAAATTAAATGGACTCTCAAAATTATACTATGAGAATGGAAATTTAGAAAATGAAGGTAATTTTAAAGATGATAAATTAGAAGGACTCTCAAAAGTATACTATGAGAATGGAAATTTAGAAAGGGAAGAGAATTATAAAGATGGTAAAAGGGAAGGACTCTCAAAAGTATACTATGAAAATGGAAACATAAGAATAGAAGCTAATTATAAAGATGATAAATTAGAAGGACTCTTTAAAGAATATTATGAGAATGGATATTTAATGGCTCAATATTATTATAAGGACGGTAAAATTTATTATTAA
- a CDS encoding Txe/YoeB family addiction module toxin, whose translation MKISFSIQAWEEYLYFQTQDKKTLKKINELIKDIERNGALNGIGKPEKLTNNLSGLYSRRINDKDRLVYKLENDFIVILQCKGHYNDN comes from the coding sequence ATGAAAATAAGTTTTTCTATTCAGGCTTGGGAAGAATATTTGTATTTTCAAACTCAAGATAAAAAGACATTAAAGAAGATAAATGAATTAATAAAAGATATTGAAAGAAATGGAGCATTGAATGGAATAGGAAAACCTGAAAAACTAACTAATAATCTTAGTGGACTATATAGTAGAAGAATCAACGATAAAGATAGATTAGTTTATAAGTTAGAAAATGATTTTATAGTTATCTTACAGTGTAAAGGGCATTATAATGATAATTAA
- a CDS encoding DUF4298 domain-containing protein codes for MKVENKNKREKQIERINKMEKIHSEYSKLLIEVEKVLEKFETKQKEYSSLVQYYYSKNWSKDKNDIEKDKLPEIKSSFVLTEDAIYDSMIDNDRLAIHMLEIATKILKR; via the coding sequence ATGAAAGTGGAGAATAAAAATAAAAGAGAAAAACAAATTGAAAGAATTAATAAAATGGAAAAAATACACTCAGAATATTCAAAATTATTAATTGAAGTAGAAAAAGTATTAGAAAAATTTGAGACTAAACAAAAAGAATACTCATCTTTAGTTCAATACTACTATAGTAAAAATTGGTCCAAAGATAAAAATGATATTGAGAAAGATAAGTTACCAGAAATAAAGAGCAGTTTTGTTCTTACAGAAGATGCTATTTATGATTCTATGATAGATAATGATAGATTAGCTATTCATATGCTTGAAATAGCAACTAAAATATTAAAAAGATAA
- the corA gene encoding magnesium/cobalt transporter CorA: protein MPNSNRKLGLLPGSVIYTGENTNNNITITVIYYSKSFYKKDIFSSEEEIYIDLEFEGNIWINIDGINDIEIVKKIGQIFQIDSLSLEDIVNPEQRVKIDDRDSYILIILKMLQLEVITKEIQYEQLSLIIKDNVLITFQETPYDMFESARNRLENPTTKLASKDVSYLAYILIDIIVDNYFLILDEVENEVDLIENQLIESADKDDLENILALKQNILVLKRFISPVRELISKLQTRSMLVYFHEDMKYYLGDLNDHGIIVFDTIDMLNNRATELIQLYHSMISNTMNEVMKILAIISTIFMPLSFIVGLYGMNFKYMPELEWHYGYFLTLVLMGILVVGMLIYFKKKKWF from the coding sequence TTGCCAAACTCAAATAGAAAATTAGGGCTTCTTCCTGGAAGTGTTATTTATACAGGAGAAAATACCAATAATAATATAACAATTACTGTAATTTATTACTCTAAAAGTTTTTATAAAAAAGACATTTTCTCTTCAGAAGAAGAAATTTATATTGATTTAGAATTTGAAGGGAATATTTGGATAAATATTGATGGAATTAATGATATAGAAATTGTAAAAAAAATAGGACAGATATTTCAAATAGATTCCCTTTCTTTAGAAGATATTGTTAATCCGGAGCAACGGGTTAAAATTGATGACAGGGATTCTTATATTCTTATTATTTTAAAGATGCTACAGCTAGAAGTTATTACAAAGGAAATTCAGTATGAGCAACTTTCATTGATAATAAAAGATAATGTACTTATAACTTTTCAAGAAACACCTTACGATATGTTTGAATCGGCAAGAAATAGGCTTGAAAATCCTACGACAAAACTTGCTTCAAAAGATGTTAGTTATCTTGCTTATATTTTAATAGATATCATTGTTGATAATTATTTTTTGATACTTGATGAAGTTGAAAATGAAGTTGATCTTATAGAAAATCAACTTATTGAAAGTGCAGATAAAGACGATCTTGAGAATATACTTGCTTTAAAGCAAAATATTTTAGTTTTAAAGAGATTTATTTCTCCAGTTAGAGAATTAATATCAAAACTTCAAACAAGAAGTATGCTTGTTTATTTCCATGAGGATATGAAATATTATTTAGGGGACTTAAATGACCATGGAATAATAGTTTTTGATACTATAGATATGCTTAACAATAGAGCTACAGAACTTATTCAACTGTATCATTCTATGATTAGTAATACAATGAATGAAGTTATGAAAATACTGGCAATTATTTCTACCATTTTCATGCCATTAAGTTTTATTGTTGGATTATATGGAATGAACTTTAAATATATGCCAGAATTAGAATGGCATTATGGGTATTTTTTAACATTAGTTCTTATGGGGATACTTGTTGTTGGTATGCTTATTTATTTTAAGAAGAAAAAATGGTTTTAA
- a CDS encoding toxin-antitoxin system YwqK family antitoxin, with the protein MKKIKVLFILIFVLLFASCGKPREVKYEDIEKREGIIYVKGETKAFTGIIKSYYDNGALKEDIPYKDGKENGIVKGYYPNGNLESEILSKDGKLEGLSKSYYENGNLKIEGNFKDGKKEGLFKGYYENGNLEREGNFKDGKEEGLSKSYYENGNLLTEENYKDGKLEGLSKEYYENGNIRIEINFKDDKNEGLSKSYYENGNLLTEENYKDGKLEGLSKSYYENGNLESEGNFKDGKFNGLRKSYYENGNLKSEGNFKDGKEEGLSKSYYENGNLESEINYKDGKFNGLSKLYYENGNLLSEHYWKDDKIIY; encoded by the coding sequence ATGAAAAAGATTAAAGTTTTATTTATACTTATTTTTGTGCTGTTATTTGCTAGTTGTGGTAAGCCTAGAGAAGTAAAGTATGAAGATATAGAGAAGAGAGAAGGAATAATTTATGTTAAAGGAGAAACAAAAGCATTTACTGGAATAATAAAATCATATTATGACAATGGAGCTTTAAAAGAAGATATTCCTTATAAAGATGGTAAAGAAAATGGTATTGTAAAAGGATACTATCCTAATGGAAATTTAGAAAGTGAAATTTTATCTAAAGATGGTAAATTAGAAGGACTCTCAAAATCATACTATGAAAATGGAAATTTAAAAATTGAAGGTAATTTTAAAGATGGTAAAAAGGAAGGACTCTTTAAAGGATATTATGAGAATGGAAATTTAGAAAGGGAAGGTAATTTTAAAGATGGTAAAGAGGAAGGACTCTCAAAATCATATTATGAAAATGGAAATTTATTAACTGAAGAGAATTATAAAGATGGTAAATTAGAAGGACTCTCTAAAGAATATTATGAAAATGGAAACATAAGAATAGAAATTAATTTTAAAGATGATAAAAATGAAGGACTCTCAAAATCATACTATGAAAATGGAAATTTATTAACTGAAGAGAATTATAAAGATGGTAAATTAGAAGGACTCTCAAAATCATACTATGAAAATGGAAATTTAGAAAGTGAAGGTAATTTTAAAGATGGTAAATTCAATGGACTCAGAAAATCATATTATGAGAATGGAAATTTAAAAAGTGAAGGTAATTTTAAAGATGGTAAAGAGGAAGGACTCTCAAAATCATATTATGAAAATGGAAATTTAGAAAGTGAAATTAATTATAAAGATGGTAAATTCAATGGACTCTCAAAATTATACTATGAAAATGGAAATTTATTAAGTGAACATTATTGGAAGGACGATAAAATAATTTATTAA